A region of Elusimicrobiota bacterium DNA encodes the following proteins:
- a CDS encoding EAL domain-containing protein gives MTLDHLIKERALRVALEPVISIKRKGAVGHVARLRGGTGAEEARAQAATHGLAVEFDRWFRKEALAAFQASGRPGLLFLGFDTAVLDLGVAGSGHLANMVREMALDPSDIVIAIRESKVDDLPALKDFVARHRTSGFLIALKDLGVGHSNLERVALVRPDMLHVGESLVAGLENEFFSQEIMKSLANLSKKIGALLVAEGVATEQQALAALDHGVDMLEGPYVGSSPENLGGKIDALSARHRAISVEKSKASQKRVRETESLLSTLIRALTALPTSAFDPTLARLVQENPSVECLFILNEAGIQESETHTRPGVAFKRNALFHPARPGADHSMKEYVYLLTDAFVNRYRTEPYVSQASGNLCVTLSGIFRDASEKNHLLCLDVPWN, from the coding sequence ATGACCTTGGACCATCTCATTAAGGAACGCGCTCTTCGGGTCGCCCTGGAACCCGTCATCTCCATAAAACGGAAGGGCGCCGTGGGACACGTCGCGCGGCTTCGGGGCGGGACGGGCGCGGAAGAGGCGCGCGCCCAGGCCGCGACGCACGGGCTCGCCGTCGAATTCGATCGATGGTTCCGCAAGGAAGCCTTGGCGGCTTTTCAGGCCTCCGGACGGCCGGGCCTTCTCTTTCTGGGGTTTGACACGGCGGTGTTGGACCTGGGCGTCGCGGGGTCCGGCCACCTGGCCAACATGGTCCGTGAAATGGCGCTGGATCCCTCCGACATCGTGATCGCCATACGCGAATCCAAGGTGGACGACCTCCCAGCCCTCAAAGATTTCGTGGCCCGCCACCGAACCAGCGGCTTTTTAATCGCGCTGAAAGATTTGGGAGTCGGCCATTCCAATTTGGAACGGGTGGCGCTGGTGCGGCCCGACATGTTGCATGTGGGCGAGTCCCTCGTGGCGGGTTTGGAAAACGAGTTTTTTTCGCAGGAAATCATGAAATCCCTGGCCAATCTCTCGAAGAAAATAGGCGCCCTTCTGGTGGCCGAGGGGGTGGCCACGGAACAGCAGGCCCTGGCGGCCCTGGACCATGGCGTCGACATGTTGGAAGGGCCTTATGTGGGGTCCTCGCCGGAAAATCTCGGCGGAAAAATCGATGCCCTTTCGGCCCGCCACCGCGCCATTTCCGTTGAAAAATCAAAAGCCTCTCAAAAGCGGGTCCGGGAAACGGAGAGCTTGCTCTCCACCCTGATCCGTGCCCTGACGGCACTTCCGACCTCGGCCTTCGACCCGACCTTGGCGCGCCTCGTCCAAGAGAACCCATCCGTGGAGTGCCTGTTCATTTTAAACGAGGCGGGAATCCAGGAATCCGAGACCCACACGCGTCCCGGCGTGGCCTTCAAACGGAACGCCCTCTTCCACCCGGCCCGCCCGGGGGCGGACCACTCCATGAAAGAATACGTCTATCTATTAACGGACGCCTTCGTGAACCGCTACCGGACGGAACCTTACGTCTCCCAGGCCTCGGGCAACCTCTGCGTCACGCTCTCCGGCATTTTCCGCGACGCCTCGGAAAAGAACCACCTGCTCTGCCTGGACGTCCCCTGGAATTAA
- the rsmA gene encoding ribosomal RNA small subunit methyltransferase A — protein sequence MSSPAALHIVDSLRLESDDRVIEIGPGRGALTLHLLSRCASLTAVELDHSLADTLIARWGHEPHFKVAQGDFLDWAVPPVEGRSYKVIGNLPYSAAAAIIQKVLSWAGWDRAVFMVQKEVAARITAVPGGKNWGLLALSVQSRAKARRLFDLRPGAFRPVPKVTSTVIELERLVEPSVAHLDAFFKVAHAAFGQRRKTLVNSLSHGLALERTAVEAVLAGLDIDPGRRAETLTLEEFNRLAQRLGGAPLSVLG from the coding sequence GTGAGTTCGCCGGCGGCTCTCCACATCGTCGATTCCCTGCGCCTGGAGTCCGACGACCGCGTCATCGAGATTGGTCCCGGTCGGGGGGCCTTGACGTTGCATCTTTTATCCCGGTGCGCTTCCTTGACCGCGGTGGAGCTGGACCATTCTTTGGCCGACACCTTGATCGCGCGTTGGGGCCACGAACCTCATTTTAAAGTGGCCCAGGGCGATTTTTTGGATTGGGCCGTGCCGCCGGTGGAAGGACGTTCGTATAAAGTCATCGGAAACCTGCCCTATTCGGCGGCGGCCGCTATTATTCAGAAGGTCCTGTCCTGGGCCGGGTGGGACCGCGCGGTGTTCATGGTTCAAAAAGAAGTGGCGGCGCGGATCACGGCGGTGCCCGGTGGAAAAAATTGGGGCCTGCTGGCGCTGTCTGTCCAATCCAGGGCCAAGGCCCGCCGGCTCTTTGATCTTCGTCCGGGGGCCTTCCGGCCGGTTCCGAAGGTGACCTCCACCGTCATTGAACTCGAGCGTTTGGTTGAACCCTCCGTGGCCCACCTCGACGCCTTTTTTAAAGTGGCCCATGCGGCCTTCGGTCAACGCCGGAAGACCCTGGTCAACAGCCTCTCGCACGGTCTCGCCCTGGAGCGGACGGCGGTGGAAGCCGTTTTGGCCGGGTTGGACATCGATCCCGGCCGACGGGCGGAAACGTTGACGTTAGAGGAGTTCAACCGGTTGGCCCAGCGCCTGGGAGGCGCGCCACTCTCCGTGCTAGGTTGA
- a CDS encoding porin, which yields MKRSTISKTILSAALLATIAAGVRAEGPTVSGFVDMGYNYNLNGANTNVLRSFDANANSFILQNAEVVVNGSNDKGVAYRVDVDFGNDAGVQNGLDGFAATTTYVNLQQAFLSLPCPLTHGTITVGKFVTPFGAEVIESKDNYNTSRGHLFNFAIPATHTGVKLDKGLKDGKLNLMAGIVNSWDLMQDNNKGKTVIAQASLVPTEKLSVTVGGSYGPDQATTTPSIEKNGRSLVDAIVKFTPTNKLTLLANYDWGVEEGVGPSIDNTAANWSGLALYGNLAFTDATSAALRWETFDDEGARTGTEQVLNSITATLQQKYNGVILRAEYRMDKSTQKVYVDSDGLADDTQNTVGINAIYAF from the coding sequence ATGAAACGATCCACCATTAGCAAAACCATCCTGTCCGCCGCGCTGTTGGCGACGATCGCCGCGGGCGTCCGGGCCGAAGGCCCCACCGTCAGCGGGTTCGTGGATATGGGATACAACTACAACCTGAACGGGGCCAACACCAACGTGTTGAGAAGCTTCGACGCCAACGCCAACTCCTTCATCCTCCAAAACGCCGAAGTGGTGGTGAACGGGAGCAATGACAAGGGAGTGGCCTATCGGGTCGACGTGGACTTCGGCAACGATGCCGGCGTGCAAAACGGGCTGGACGGGTTCGCTGCGACCACCACGTACGTCAACCTCCAACAGGCCTTCCTGAGCCTGCCGTGCCCCCTGACCCACGGAACCATTACCGTTGGAAAATTCGTCACTCCTTTCGGCGCGGAAGTGATCGAGTCCAAGGACAATTACAACACCTCCCGCGGACACCTGTTCAACTTCGCCATTCCCGCCACCCACACGGGCGTCAAGCTGGACAAGGGATTGAAGGACGGTAAATTGAACCTCATGGCCGGTATCGTGAACAGCTGGGACCTGATGCAGGACAACAACAAGGGCAAGACCGTCATCGCCCAGGCCTCGCTGGTCCCCACGGAAAAGCTCTCCGTCACCGTGGGCGGATCCTACGGGCCCGATCAAGCCACGACCACGCCTAGCATCGAGAAGAATGGTCGCTCCCTTGTGGACGCCATCGTCAAATTCACTCCCACGAATAAGTTGACCTTGTTGGCCAACTACGACTGGGGAGTGGAAGAAGGGGTCGGTCCTTCCATTGACAACACCGCGGCCAATTGGTCGGGTCTGGCGCTTTATGGAAACCTCGCCTTCACCGATGCCACCTCCGCCGCACTGCGTTGGGAAACGTTTGACGACGAGGGCGCGCGCACGGGAACGGAGCAGGTCTTGAACTCCATCACGGCCACCCTGCAACAAAAATACAACGGCGTCATTCTTCGGGCCGAATACCGCATGGACAAATCCACCCAGAAGGTCTATGTGGACAGCGACGGACTTGCGGACGACACCCAGAACACCGTCGGGATTAACGCCATCTACGCGTTCTAA